One Mycolicibacterium sp. TUM20985 genomic window, TCTTGCCGAGCGTGGGCGCAGCGGCCGGGAAGGGGACTGATCGTGTCTGATGCCTGCTGCGGGCCCCAAGACGCCGCCGAACTCGATACGGGTCCGGAAAAGCTCTGGCAGGTCAGGGAATTGCAGCTAGCCGTGCTGGCCGCGGTCTTGCTGGCCGCCGGGTGGGTCCTTCGGAAGTACGGCTATGAGGGTGTCGCGGCAGCGGTGGAGTTGGCTGCCGTCGGTGCTGCGGCGATCACGTTCGTGCCGGATGCGGTGCGCAATCTGCGGCACGGCCGTATCGGTGTGGGCACGTTGATGACGATCGCCGCGATCGGCGCTGTGGCGCTGGGGCAGTTCGCCGAGGCCGCCCTGCTGGGCATCTTGTTCTCGATCGCAGAAGGTCTGGAACACTACGCCGTCAGCCGGACCCGCCGTGGCCTGCGTTCGCTGCTGTCGCTGGTGCCGCCGACGGCCTCGGTGCTGCGCGCCGGCGTTGAAATCAATGTGGCGCCCGATGATCTCGTCATCGGCGACGTCATGGTGCTCCGTCCGGGCGAGCGGGCCGCCACCGATGGCACGATCCTAACCGGTCAGACCAGTCTGGATCTGTCGGCGATCACCGGGGAATCCGTGCCGGTCGAGGCGCGACCGGGTAGCGACGTGTATGCCGGTTCGATCAATGGCGGCGGGGCCATCGAGGTGGAGGTCACTGCCGTCGCTGCGGACAGCTCGCTGGCGCGGATCGTCCATATCGTCGAGGAAGCCCAGGAACGCAAAGGCGCCGGCCAACGACTGGCCGACCGTATCGCCCGCCCACTAGTGCCAGCGATCATGGTTTTGGCCGCGCTCATCGCAGGGGTGGGCGCGGCAGTCGCTGATCCGATGCTGTGGCTGGAGCGCGCCCTGGTGGTGCTCGTAGCTGCCTCGCCATGTGCGCTGGCGATCGCCGTTCCGCTGACGGTGGTCGCGGCCATCGGCGCCGCTAGCCGCCAGGGCGCCCTCGTCAAGGGTGGCGCCGCAGTCGAAGAACTGGGCCGCATCAAAGTCGTCGCCCTGGATAAGACCGGCACCCTCACCCGCAATCAGCCGCAGGTCGTCGAGGTCATCACCGTCGCCGGTGTGAGCGAGGCTGACGCGTTGAGG contains:
- a CDS encoding heavy metal translocating P-type ATPase, producing the protein MSDACCGPQDAAELDTGPEKLWQVRELQLAVLAAVLLAAGWVLRKYGYEGVAAAVELAAVGAAAITFVPDAVRNLRHGRIGVGTLMTIAAIGAVALGQFAEAALLGILFSIAEGLEHYAVSRTRRGLRSLLSLVPPTASVLRAGVEINVAPDDLVIGDVMVLRPGERAATDGTILTGQTSLDLSAITGESVPVEARPGSDVYAGSINGGGAIEVEVTAVAADSSLARIVHIVEEAQERKGAGQRLADRIARPLVPAIMVLAALIAGVGAAVADPMLWLERALVVLVAASPCALAIAVPLTVVAAIGAASRQGALVKGGAAVEELGRIKVVALDKTGTLTRNQPQVVEVITVAGVSEADALRLAAALEARSEHPLAQAILAAAGHAAAGNDVTAVPGHGLHGQLDGRRLRLGKPSWVSPGILAADVERLQAAGATVVVLARDEAPVGAIAVRDELRPEAAEAVGLLQRLGITVAMLTGDNARTAEAVAAEAGITIVHSELLPEDKAALLPSLAKGRPIAMVGDGVNDAPALATADIGIAMGAMGTDIAIETADVALMGEDLRHLPQVLAHARRARRIMVQNIAFSLAIIAVLIPLAAFGVLGLATVVFIHESAEVLVILNAIRAARISTLPGVAATSLRFTGHAINVGPAPALSDPCCGPTPSATKPATRIDLPVAASMTSQAERGCDCCTPAESTPEFSDSAAPTRPRTNLL